The Corynebacterium vitaeruminis DSM 20294 genome window below encodes:
- a CDS encoding ATP-dependent DNA helicase: protein MTTKPVVDPIELSKLLGQKFPPTPQQAAVISAELGPMLVVAGAGAGKTETMAARVVWLVANGLIRPDQVLGLTFTRKAAQQLGQRIRDRLERLAGIEELPDLDPTGELAHSLQAITPQVATYDSFAGTLMREFGLLLPMEPTSRMINATELYQRAHRIVSTYSGTVSTTNGLDDVIKKVLALSSEMDNHMVSPADIAEETYPFVRLFDELPTANGKAAALTRDQNKWRDAQLLRVELLDLVRLLKEDLAENKLITFGEQMSLAARLAESNPAVGEQLRRRFKVVMLDEYQDTSHAQRVLLRSLFAGSAVTAVGDPMQSIYGWRGATAANLERFVTDFAAGEEPAPKKELTVSFRNPPEVLDLANRVSATVLEKPGHGPRTVAPLSPRPGAGEGTVELAFFETEDDELGFVAEQMAEEYSRRGEKEKPFTAAVLVRKNSQAQPIAEALAARGVPVEVVGTSGLVDVPEIQDLIAAATMLVRPWDSAAAMRLLMGPRVGLGVNDLKALAARAANLSGRSTERVVYSNDPLERLEQIIAEQQAQEPETVVGLADALADLGEPERYSEEGYARLKEFASILRYLRTYCLGQSLPDLFADIENQLGLRTEVLTRQDPHADGAVGTSQLMRFFDVVAEFAAVPGATLPAFLDYLALSRDQEDGLAPAEVQVRSDRVQVLTIHKAKGLEWDIVSVLGTDSNTYKAKAETWLTMPDKIPSTLRGDAAESPTETGAPVLDLTEVENRTELTKAIKEHLDDHRNASAEESTRLFYVALTRSERRLMVTAHGKTGTKKGVQPYENLALLRDTAPERVVEWYEGEVGSDGSDASAPPEGIFQSGWNPRGMEEVRAAMADLPELSREKEIYTTWEKEVAALIEEYSAAQAPVVEVELSRELTATDMVALKDNPEQFARRQRRPVPFKPNTYAKRGTAFHQWLEDRAGATALLDVDELPGIDEELGDADLAALKEAFLASEWADRAPKFVEHPFEVSIGGIIVRGRMDAVFQSEEGRWQIIDWKTGHRPTAAQMLATRIQLAVYRLAWSRLKGVAEADIDAAFYYVMDGELVSPPDLPGEEELARLLKESSSEPSGQ from the coding sequence GTGACCACCAAGCCAGTCGTGGACCCGATCGAGCTCTCGAAGCTCCTGGGCCAGAAGTTCCCGCCCACGCCGCAGCAGGCCGCCGTCATCAGCGCCGAGCTCGGCCCGATGCTCGTGGTGGCGGGCGCGGGCGCGGGCAAGACCGAGACCATGGCCGCCCGAGTGGTGTGGCTCGTGGCCAACGGGCTGATCCGCCCCGACCAGGTGCTTGGCCTGACCTTCACCAGGAAGGCAGCCCAGCAGCTGGGCCAGCGCATCCGAGACCGCCTCGAGCGGCTGGCGGGCATCGAGGAGCTCCCCGACCTCGACCCCACCGGCGAGCTGGCCCACTCGCTGCAGGCGATCACCCCGCAGGTGGCCACCTACGACTCCTTTGCGGGCACCCTTATGCGCGAGTTCGGGCTGCTCCTGCCGATGGAGCCCACCTCCCGCATGATCAACGCCACCGAGCTCTACCAGCGGGCGCACCGCATCGTGTCCACCTACTCGGGCACCGTCTCCACCACCAACGGCCTAGATGATGTCATCAAGAAGGTCTTGGCGCTGTCCTCCGAGATGGACAACCACATGGTCTCGCCCGCGGACATCGCCGAGGAGACCTACCCCTTCGTCCGGCTCTTCGACGAGCTGCCCACCGCCAACGGTAAAGCGGCCGCGTTAACCAGGGACCAAAATAAATGGCGCGATGCCCAGCTGCTGCGCGTCGAGCTGCTCGACCTCGTGCGCCTGCTCAAGGAGGACCTGGCGGAGAACAAGCTCATCACCTTCGGCGAGCAGATGTCGCTGGCGGCCAGGCTCGCGGAGAGCAACCCGGCCGTGGGCGAGCAGCTGCGCCGCCGCTTCAAGGTGGTCATGCTCGACGAGTACCAAGACACCAGCCACGCCCAGCGCGTGCTCCTGCGCAGCCTGTTCGCCGGGAGCGCCGTGACCGCCGTGGGCGACCCGATGCAGTCCATCTACGGCTGGCGCGGAGCGACCGCGGCCAACCTCGAGCGCTTCGTCACCGACTTCGCGGCGGGGGAAGAGCCAGCGCCGAAGAAGGAGCTCACCGTGAGCTTCCGCAACCCGCCGGAGGTCCTCGACCTCGCCAACCGGGTCTCGGCCACCGTCCTAGAAAAGCCGGGCCACGGCCCGCGCACCGTCGCCCCGCTCTCGCCCCGCCCGGGGGCAGGCGAGGGCACGGTTGAGCTGGCCTTCTTCGAGACCGAGGACGATGAGCTGGGGTTCGTCGCCGAGCAGATGGCCGAGGAATACTCCCGCCGCGGGGAGAAGGAGAAACCCTTCACGGCGGCGGTGCTCGTGCGCAAGAACAGCCAGGCGCAGCCGATCGCCGAGGCCCTTGCCGCGCGCGGCGTGCCGGTCGAGGTGGTGGGTACGTCGGGGCTGGTCGACGTGCCTGAGATCCAGGACCTCATCGCCGCCGCCACCATGCTCGTGCGCCCCTGGGACTCCGCGGCCGCGATGCGCCTGCTCATGGGCCCTCGCGTGGGGCTGGGCGTCAACGACCTCAAGGCGCTTGCCGCCCGCGCCGCCAACCTCTCCGGCCGCAGCACCGAGCGGGTCGTGTACTCGAACGACCCCTTAGAGCGCCTCGAGCAGATCATCGCCGAGCAGCAGGCCCAGGAGCCGGAGACCGTCGTGGGGCTCGCGGACGCCCTCGCCGACCTGGGCGAGCCCGAGCGTTACTCGGAGGAGGGATACGCGCGGCTGAAGGAGTTCGCCTCCATCCTGCGCTACCTGCGCACTTACTGCCTGGGGCAGTCGCTGCCGGATCTCTTCGCCGACATCGAGAACCAGCTGGGCCTCCGCACCGAGGTGCTCACCCGCCAGGACCCCCACGCCGACGGCGCGGTGGGCACGAGCCAGCTCATGCGCTTCTTCGACGTCGTGGCCGAGTTCGCCGCGGTGCCCGGGGCGACGCTGCCCGCGTTCCTCGACTACCTCGCGCTCTCCCGCGATCAGGAGGACGGGCTCGCCCCCGCCGAGGTGCAGGTTCGTTCCGACCGGGTGCAGGTGCTCACCATCCACAAGGCCAAGGGCCTCGAGTGGGATATCGTCTCGGTTCTCGGAACGGACTCCAACACCTACAAGGCCAAGGCGGAGACCTGGCTGACCATGCCCGACAAGATCCCCTCCACCCTGCGCGGGGACGCGGCGGAATCACCCACGGAGACGGGCGCTCCGGTGCTCGACCTCACGGAGGTGGAAAACCGCACCGAGCTCACCAAGGCCATCAAGGAGCACCTCGACGACCACCGCAACGCCTCCGCCGAGGAGTCCACGCGGCTTTTCTACGTGGCGCTCACCCGCTCCGAGCGTCGGCTCATGGTCACAGCGCACGGCAAGACCGGAACCAAGAAGGGCGTGCAGCCCTACGAGAACCTCGCGCTCCTGCGCGACACCGCCCCCGAGCGGGTCGTGGAGTGGTACGAGGGGGAGGTCGGCTCCGACGGTTCGGACGCCTCCGCCCCGCCCGAGGGGATCTTCCAGTCCGGCTGGAACCCGCGCGGTATGGAGGAGGTCCGCGCCGCCATGGCCGACCTGCCGGAGCTCAGCCGGGAGAAGGAGATCTACACCACCTGGGAAAAGGAGGTCGCGGCATTGATCGAGGAGTACTCCGCGGCCCAGGCCCCGGTCGTGGAGGTGGAGCTGTCCAGGGAGTTGACGGCAACGGACATGGTCGCGCTCAAGGACAACCCGGAGCAGTTTGCCAGGCGCCAGCGGCGCCCCGTCCCGTTCAAGCCGAACACCTACGCCAAGCGCGGCACCGCCTTCCACCAGTGGCTGGAGGACCGCGCGGGCGCCACGGCGCTGCTGGACGTCGACGAGCTCCCGGGCATCGACGAGGAGCTGGGCGACGCCGACCTCGCAGCGCTCAAGGAGGCCTTCCTCGCCTCGGAGTGGGCGGACAGGGCGCCGAAGTTCGTCGAGCACCCCTTCGAGGTGTCCATCGGCGGGATCATCGTGCGCGGCCGCATGGACGCCGTCTTCCAGTCGGAGGAGGGGCGCTGGCAGATCATCGACTGGAAGACCGGCCACCGTCCCACCGCCGCGCAGATGCTCGCGACCCGGATCCAGCTGGCCGTCTACCGGCTCGCCTGGTCGCGCCTGAAGGGCGTCGCGGAGGCGGATATCGACGCGGCCTTCTACTACGTGATGGACGGCGAGCTGGTGTCTCCGCCCGACCTGCCGGGTGAGGAGGAGCTGGCCAGGCTTCTGAAGGAGTCGAGCTCCGAGCCGTCGGGGCAGTAG
- a CDS encoding potassium channel family protein — translation MANRYLQRFNRVDELNDLPEHSLLHVIGLPSRGVASPVKLIAQRFAYALGLVIAVALIVYFDKGGYTEPLTFIDALYYSAVSLSTTGYGDITPITQQARLLNIIIITPLRLLFVVLLVGTTLSVLTEESRKAWQIQRWRKRMRNHTVVIGYGTKGRSAVAALLADGVLPKDIVVVDTDQTALEIANNAGLVTVTGSATKSDVLRLAGVPKAKAVVVAPNLDDTAVLVTLSVRELAPAAWIVASVRESENQHLLEQSGADSVVISSETAGRMLGLATVTPSVVEMMEDLLSPDEGFSVAERLVAEDEVGANPRHLADIVLGVVRSGELYRIDSPEAETVEPGDRLLYVRRVFGEDEEK, via the coding sequence ATGGCCAACCGCTACCTGCAGCGATTCAACCGGGTCGACGAGCTCAACGACCTGCCGGAGCACTCGCTCCTGCACGTCATCGGCCTGCCCAGCAGGGGAGTGGCCAGCCCGGTCAAGCTCATTGCGCAGCGCTTCGCCTACGCGTTGGGGCTGGTCATCGCGGTGGCGCTCATCGTGTACTTCGACAAGGGGGGCTACACGGAGCCGCTGACCTTCATCGACGCCCTGTACTACTCGGCCGTGTCGCTGTCGACCACCGGCTACGGCGACATCACACCCATCACGCAGCAGGCGCGCTTGCTCAACATCATCATCATTACCCCGTTGCGCCTGCTGTTCGTCGTCCTCTTGGTCGGCACGACGCTGTCGGTGCTCACGGAGGAGTCGCGGAAAGCGTGGCAGATTCAGCGCTGGAGGAAACGCATGCGTAATCACACCGTCGTCATCGGTTACGGCACGAAGGGCCGCTCGGCGGTCGCTGCTTTGCTTGCCGACGGAGTCCTGCCCAAGGACATCGTGGTCGTGGATACGGATCAGACCGCCCTGGAGATCGCGAACAATGCCGGGCTGGTCACAGTGACCGGCTCGGCCACGAAGTCCGACGTCCTGCGCCTGGCCGGAGTGCCCAAGGCGAAAGCCGTGGTCGTGGCCCCGAACCTCGACGACACCGCGGTGCTGGTCACCCTATCCGTGCGCGAGCTGGCGCCCGCCGCGTGGATCGTGGCGAGCGTGCGCGAGTCGGAGAACCAGCACCTGCTCGAGCAGTCCGGCGCCGACTCGGTGGTCATCTCCTCAGAGACCGCGGGCCGCATGCTGGGCCTTGCCACCGTCACGCCGAGTGTCGTGGAGATGATGGAGGACCTGCTCTCCCCGGACGAAGGCTTCTCCGTCGCCGAGCGCCTCGTCGCCGAGGACGAGGTCGGCGCCAATCCGCGTCACCTCGCCGACATCGTGCTGGGTGTCGTCCGCTCCGGCGAGCTCTACCGCATCGACTCCCCCGAGGCCGAGACCGTCGAGCCCGGCGATCGCCTCCTGTACGTCCGCCGCGTCTTCGGCGAGGACGAGGAGAAGTAG
- a CDS encoding NAD(+) diphosphatase, which translates to MSNTCLLFDASGQIAHQGLAPVLSPERDDLPAYPIGDGLVVQRLKETRTEPEWHRPTDRLAVYALGVLGFRERTLVDPVSGGALNFEQPTVGRTSEGAMVFPRIDPAVIGRIELKDEERILLGRNTLRPDFYSLIAGYVDLGETFEEAMSREAMEEAGRRIEDIEYKASQPWPYSGSLMVGMSATTEDEHPVAETDGELADVVWASRDDIEQNKYPLPRKGSIALRLIGEWMNE; encoded by the coding sequence ATGAGCAATACTTGCTTGCTTTTCGATGCCTCCGGCCAGATCGCACACCAGGGCCTCGCGCCGGTGCTCAGCCCTGAGCGCGACGATCTCCCCGCGTACCCCATCGGCGATGGGCTGGTCGTCCAGCGCTTGAAGGAGACCCGCACCGAACCCGAGTGGCACCGGCCGACCGACCGGCTCGCGGTCTACGCGTTGGGAGTCCTCGGCTTCCGCGAGCGCACCCTCGTGGACCCCGTGAGCGGCGGCGCCCTCAACTTTGAGCAGCCCACCGTCGGACGCACCAGCGAGGGCGCGATGGTCTTCCCCCGCATCGACCCGGCCGTCATCGGGCGCATCGAGCTCAAGGACGAGGAACGCATCCTGCTTGGCCGCAACACGCTGCGCCCGGACTTCTACTCGCTCATCGCTGGCTACGTCGACCTCGGCGAGACCTTCGAGGAGGCCATGTCCCGGGAGGCCATGGAGGAGGCGGGCCGCAGGATCGAGGACATCGAGTACAAGGCCAGCCAGCCGTGGCCCTACTCGGGCTCGCTCATGGTGGGCATGTCGGCGACCACCGAGGACGAGCACCCCGTCGCCGAGACCGACGGAGAGCTGGCCGACGTCGTGTGGGCCAGCCGCGACGACATCGAGCAGAACAAGTACCCCCTTCCGCGGAAGGGATCCATCGCGCTACGACTCATTGGGGAGTGGATGAACGAGTGA
- a CDS encoding ATP-dependent DNA helicase UvrD2, giving the protein MSVDLRDLDSDQLQAATAPRGPVAILAGAGTGKTRTITYRIAHLIDQGFASPGRVLAVTFTNRAAGEMRHRLGLMGIGGVQARTFHAAALRQLRYFWPQVAGDLPWRLIDNKFSLVGRAARSLGIATDTENIRDLLGEIEWAKATLIAPDGYAERAQNRKTPEPPDKVAEVYRRYEELKTTPEGIGLDFDDLLLHTAGALENSSAIAEEFREQYRTFVVDEYQDVTPLQQRVLDAWLGERDDLTVVGDANQTIYSFTGATPDYLLNFSRKYPHATVVKLQRDYRSTPQVTNLANEVIGKATGRVAGTRLKLQGMRPAGPDPEFDSYEDEPSEARAVAGRIRSLLDKGVPAHEIAVLYRINAQSATFEQALADAGIVYQVRGGEEFFQRAEIRQAISQLVRVAQIDGLAGGERLTKVVAAALAPLGLTDTEPEGAQARERWQSLKALAELSEELVVATPDLDLNGLLRKLQERAAAKHPPTMEGVTLASLHAAKGLEWDAVFLVGLTDGMLPITHAIKAGQEQIEEERRLFYVGVTRAREYLYHSYAKARQEGGRANRKRSRFLDGIVADPDAVTTSRRPRTQRCRVCGKPLETPTAKVLGRCEDCPSDAGEGVFEALRQWRLATATENQVPAYIVFTDATLMALAEAMPESLEEMLSVSGIGPVKVQNFGEEVLEVLEQFR; this is encoded by the coding sequence GTGAGCGTCGACCTTCGAGACCTCGACTCCGACCAACTTCAGGCGGCCACCGCGCCGCGCGGGCCCGTCGCCATCCTCGCGGGCGCCGGCACCGGCAAGACCCGCACGATCACCTATCGCATCGCCCACCTCATTGACCAGGGCTTCGCCAGCCCCGGCCGCGTCCTCGCGGTGACCTTCACCAACCGAGCGGCGGGCGAGATGCGCCACCGTCTGGGCCTCATGGGCATCGGTGGGGTGCAGGCGCGCACCTTCCACGCCGCCGCGCTGCGCCAGCTGCGCTACTTCTGGCCGCAGGTCGCAGGCGATCTCCCGTGGCGACTCATCGATAACAAGTTCTCGCTGGTCGGTCGAGCCGCCCGCTCGCTGGGGATCGCCACCGACACCGAAAACATCCGCGACCTGCTCGGCGAGATCGAGTGGGCCAAGGCCACGCTCATCGCCCCCGACGGCTACGCCGAGCGCGCCCAAAACCGCAAGACGCCGGAGCCGCCTGATAAGGTCGCCGAGGTCTACCGCCGCTACGAGGAGCTCAAGACCACGCCCGAGGGCATCGGCCTCGACTTCGACGACCTCCTCCTGCACACCGCGGGCGCGCTCGAGAACTCCTCGGCCATCGCGGAGGAGTTCCGCGAGCAGTACCGCACCTTCGTCGTCGACGAGTACCAGGACGTCACCCCGCTCCAGCAGCGGGTGCTCGACGCCTGGCTGGGCGAACGTGACGACCTCACCGTCGTCGGCGACGCCAACCAGACCATCTACTCGTTCACCGGCGCTACCCCGGACTACCTGCTCAACTTCTCCCGGAAGTACCCGCACGCGACCGTCGTCAAGCTGCAGCGCGACTACCGATCCACGCCGCAGGTGACCAACCTCGCCAACGAGGTCATCGGCAAGGCCACCGGGCGCGTGGCGGGCACCCGCCTCAAGCTCCAAGGCATGCGGCCAGCCGGTCCCGACCCGGAGTTCGACTCCTACGAGGACGAGCCGAGCGAGGCCCGTGCCGTGGCGGGCCGGATCCGATCGCTGCTGGACAAGGGCGTGCCCGCGCACGAGATCGCCGTGCTCTACCGCATCAACGCCCAGTCCGCGACCTTCGAGCAGGCGCTGGCCGACGCGGGCATCGTCTACCAGGTCCGCGGCGGCGAGGAGTTCTTCCAGCGCGCCGAGATCCGCCAGGCCATCAGCCAGCTCGTGCGCGTCGCCCAGATCGATGGGCTCGCGGGCGGCGAGCGCCTGACCAAGGTCGTCGCGGCCGCCCTCGCGCCGCTGGGGCTTACCGACACCGAGCCGGAGGGCGCCCAGGCGCGCGAGCGCTGGCAGTCCCTCAAGGCGCTGGCCGAGCTCAGCGAGGAACTCGTGGTGGCCACCCCGGACCTCGACCTCAACGGGCTGCTGCGCAAGCTCCAGGAGCGCGCCGCAGCCAAGCACCCGCCGACGATGGAGGGCGTGACCTTAGCCTCGCTGCACGCGGCCAAGGGCCTGGAGTGGGACGCGGTGTTCCTGGTCGGGCTCACCGACGGCATGCTGCCGATCACCCACGCCATCAAGGCAGGTCAGGAGCAGATCGAGGAGGAGCGCCGCCTGTTCTACGTCGGCGTCACCCGCGCGCGCGAGTACCTCTACCATTCCTACGCGAAGGCGCGCCAGGAGGGCGGGCGCGCCAACCGCAAGCGCTCGCGCTTCCTCGACGGCATCGTCGCCGACCCGGACGCCGTCACCACCAGCCGCAGGCCGCGCACCCAGCGCTGCCGCGTGTGCGGCAAGCCGCTCGAGACGCCCACCGCCAAGGTGCTCGGCCGCTGCGAGGACTGCCCCTCGGACGCGGGCGAGGGCGTCTTCGAGGCGCTGCGCCAGTGGCGGCTCGCCACGGCCACGGAGAACCAGGTCCCGGCCTACATCGTCTTCACCGACGCCACGCTCATGGCGCTCGCCGAGGCCATGCCGGAGTCGCTCGAGGAGATGCTCAGCGTGTCCGGGATCGGGCCGGTAAAGGTGCAGAACTTCGGCGAGGAGGTCCTCGAGGTGCTCGAGCAGTTCCGCTAG